The genomic stretch ATAAGCATCTCGAGCTCCTCAAAGCCATTGTTCTAGGCTGTGGTGAGGTCTGCTCCTGTTTACCTGGGAATAGCTCCTTGAGGTGAATGGACAATTTCACAAACACTAATAATCCTTTCTTTGTAAAGATCTACTTCTACCTGCTCCGTCATTCATATGCATATTTGGATTGCCTTGAAGTTTGGTAATTACAGAACCACAGAATAATCAGGGTGCAGTTTCACAACCTTAGTCTTCTAAGCCAGTCTATCTGGCCTGATGGCTGCCTTGATTCTGCGCTGTCCCATCCCCAGCTGTGGGCGTTTTCCCCAACCTCCATTCCCTGGTGCTGTGTTTGGGACTTGTCATACCCTTAATTCAGGTCTTTTAAGTCCATTAAGTTGTCAAAGTCATCTTTTTGAGGTCTAGTTAGTTTTTTAAGTAACTGGGACCAATGGCTAGTGGGTCAGTGGCAGCCAGTGGGTAACGTGGCTTAGGCTGACCTGGGGCCTCTGTCTCTGTGCTTCTAATAGAAATGCTTGTTTCTGTTCCTGTCTTGCCTTAATGCCAGCCgactgctgcttttgctttcttgttgGATTAGTTTTCACCTGCGTTAGATCCCTTGTGTTGGTTTGTCCTGCTCTTGCACAATAGTTAGTGTTGGCACAAGGAGTGGGAATGTGGGAGATGACGAAAGGGCAAGATTGTCCCGTTCAGAAAAAAGGCGGATTTGGAGTGGTTTCTACTGATTATGAAACCAAACTGTCAATTGTGTCAGTGTAACTGGAGGTGCACAGTTAATTAAATCATTGACGTGATCTTCCTTAATTTTTGTGAAGCTATCTTAACCTTCTCAggtgttttgtttctcattatcaCATGGTTATATGATCTTAATTTTAGGGTGGGAAGAAGTCAGCTGACATTCTTGCTGATGTTAGCATCTAGTGAAACTCTGCCCTTCGATATGACTTACTTGTCTTTTAAGGTTAGAAAGCCTAACAATTACTTGTTTCCTTGGTTCTGCAATCACATCATGAACGATCCCTAAAAGTTCACGGTTTACTTGACACTTAGCCTAGCTAGCGCCTGACAACATCTAATCTTTGTGAGAGCAGTGCTGATCTCTGTGTTTAATACAAAGCTGGTGTTTAGCCTTTGGAGAGCACTGTTTCTCCAAGGGTGCCTGAGCTGAAAGACTTGAACTCCCAGAGGCAGAGATACACCCAGGTTGCAGCTCTCCAGTAAGGAGCAGGAGTCGCAGCCCCTTTGTGAGGGAAGGCTCCCCCTCCGCCTGGCACATCTGGGGAAGAGGAATTTGAAGGGGGTGGGTATATCAGCTCCAAATAACTCTTCCCTTAACTACCATCATGTAAGAAAATGATGCTGGGTCACCGGAGGAATACTTCTAAGTTTTTGTATTGCTTGGGGAACTCTTAATTTCTTAGTCTTTTTGCACTAAGAATAATTgagaaagaaactgttttcaaaatcatgAGACTGCAAATTGAAGAGACAACATAGTGTCATGTAGTAGCTCTAGCAAGTCACTGCTGtaaataaattgttcttatATTTGGgctgtttttaatatattttacctAGTGTCGAGAAAAATCATATTATGCAATCAACTGCAGAAAGTGCTTCGTCAGCACAGTTTGGAGAAACTGGTTATCTGGCTTCAGAAGTAGATTAGATTTCAAATGTAGGTTCAGGTGTTACAGTGTATGTTGTGCTGCTGATAGGATTTTGTagttagtatttttaaaatatttacatttatggGAATACTTAAGGTGGGTGCAACATTGTGAAAACAAGTGGttacaggtttttaaaatttgggtAAGGCCCTACTTTAGCAAGAGTTAATGTGGAGAAAAGGAGCTGACAATAAAAGGGACacttgaaaaacatttaaatttatgtaattctttcttttaactgaGTGATGAAAGTATTTCTCACACCAGCTATCCTGAGAGGGAAAAGCAGAACCTATACTGTATCTCTGTTGCAATCTTGAAAGGGAAAATATCGCTGCTGCTGCTTAAACTCCCGCCCTGCAAGGAAAATGAGCCCTTTGGTATTCCCCAGGGCCTGCAGGCCCTGCGCTGTTGTATGTGGCATAGAGCGTTCTTTATGCAGAGATCTTGAACAGAGCTGGTCCTGTGCTCCACTGCAATGGTTTTAATTGGTAGAAGTGACGTTCAGAGTACTAGTGCAGAAATAATACTTGTAGCTGCTTGTGGTTTTTAGCATGTCATATACTTTTTATGTGTTGGATGATGATGAAAATGTACTTCTACAGCCTCCTACAGCTCCATCAACGCTGTTGAAACTATTGCAAGCTCAGCTGtggaaaacttcagaaaaatgagtGGGTTTTATATACTAaccctcattaaaaaaaaattgtccctCTTGGCGATAGGAGTTTACCTTTCCTGGTATTCCATCATTTGAAAAGCTATGATATAGACATACTTCCAGTTTTGTTCAGACTCAAGCGTGTTTTACCAGAAGTCAAAAGCAGTTGCTGAGTCAGGACTGTTCTGGTGCTAACCAGGCTGCAGTTACAGAAAGCAGGCTGGGGTGGGTGAGTCCAGAGCAGTTGCCTGCTTCTTATATTGGAACTGATTATTCTGCTAATGCAGATAATGGATCGCAGGTCCAGTACTCAGTATACAATAGGTAATGAGCAAGTGCCTGTTCTGGGGGCTTGTGTACTTTATTTGCTTGTGAAAGTTTTCATCTTGTCTACGCTGGCAGCTAAATTCTGCCCATGAAGAAGGCAAAGCGCGTGATGTTTGAAAGCTAAAGACAGCGTCATGTCACAATCCAAGAGGGTGTTCTTATGTAATGTGATGTGAGTAGCTTTGATCTTAAAAATTTTGTGTAGTGAACAAGACACGAATGGGGATTTTCTGCATAGTTTCAAGCCTAGAGAGGGACGGCCCATACCGGTAACAGAAGCCTTAGCAGTTAAAAGCTAGAGCTGCGCAGTATGTTAACCTGTATTTGGGGATACAAGGACAGACTCTCTGTCTGTCCAAAACCTGTTATATCAGTGGAATTAGATGAAATTTCATAAGTTTCTTGCTGTGTCTGTATTGCCTATAATATGGTTTGTTTGTCAtgttttaaccccagctggtaactaagccccacacagccgctcgctcactccccccaccggtgggaggggggagagaagcagaagagtaaacgtgagaaaactcgtgggttgagataaagacagtttaacaggtaaagcaaaagctgtgcatgcaagcaaagcaaaccaaggaattaattccccacttcccatgagCAGGCAGGTCTTCAGCCATCTCcgggaaagcagggctccatcacacataacagtgacttgggaagacaaatgccatcgcTCCAAACGtccaccccttcctccttcttcccccagctttctatgctgagtatgatgtcatatggtctggaatatcccttgggtcagctggggtcagctgtcctggctgtgtctcctgccaactccttgtgcccccccagcctgctcgctggtggggtgggatgagaagcagaaaaggtcttgactctgtgtaagcactgctcagcaataatgaaaacatctctattatcaacactgttttcagcacaaatccaaaacatagccccatactagctactatgaagaaaattaactctatcccagccaaaaccagcacactgtTTCATCTCCCAGCAGAATAAAGCAAACGATATCAAGCTTgactctgaaatacaaaaaaatcctaacaGCAGCCTCATACGTTGTGTATTGACCGATCAGTAGCCTGGCTGTCAtctgagcaaaacaaaacttgagTCTCACCTTGCTGGTGCTAAAGCAGATTAACTTTGCAGGAGAGTGGCAGTGCAGCTGTACTTTAAAAGGAGGGGTTGTTACCATGCCCAGAAATCCCCCCACAGCAAAGCTTTGTGGGTCCTGGATGGATGgtcctgtttctttctttatttctagcAGCTGTGgggcttctgtgctttgttGCATGGGAAGCTCTAATGCTGCCTCTCTTTTCCCAAAGCTAGCTTATCCAgttgtctcctcctttccccagcatTTGTATAGAAATAAATTACCAGATAGAAAAGGATCCATACAGAAAATCCTTCACAGCCACTTTCCagtaaaaatctttttgaaatACAACTAAATTTTGTTACTACAATGCCTCATCTTAACTATTTGTTTACATAGAAACATTCAACTAGTCAGCTGAATCAGTTTAAAAACTTGATTTAAGTAAACTGTTGGAAATATCTTTTACATGTCTACTTAGAGGTTTAAAACAAGTGAGTtcaatttcactgaaaactttTCTGGCCAGTTTTATTTAAGAATGCTTGCACACGAAGTTGTATGTGTTTGGCTCCACAGTTTAGCTacagtgtgatttttaaattggtGTAGCTTTGCATTTTATACCAATTCTCATTTATACTGTATATCTCCCTGCCAAGAAACCTGTTTCCACTCTACAGATAGACTCACTACATTCTTTTATTCCCTGCTGTAATGTGAACGAAGTAAAATTATGCTGGAGATGTCCATGTTAGGGTAATTAAGCTCGATTacagatttcctttttaaaacttttcaaaaaaagtcttaaatcAAAAAACACAAAACGAACCTTGGCTACTCCTTGAAATTTTCGTGGTTTGATGAAAAACGGTGCGGGGgggaagcattaaaaaaattcccattgGCTGTCTTCCACCAacattgtggggtttttttttaagcttcctcTTGTAAGAAATTTTAAACAGTTACTGATTTGTatgtctttcttctttcatcaATTACAGTGATACTGGCTGTTGCCAGATGGAAGGTAAACTAGCATCAGCCAGGTTTTGTATGTAAAGTTAGTGTTTGTCAAGAGCTCTCAGGGATATTACAGTAGACACAAAACACATGCATATGGTGATGAAGCTCCAACGTTTGGCAGTTACAGCAGGATATATTCACTGTCTAGGAGTACCTGCGATAGTTCTCAGGAAGGATGGATGGTGTCTgtaggaccccccccccccgccccccccccgactgtaatgaggagaaaaagcagagaatagGAGTGTAACATAGACAGGAACAAGTCTGAGTGGTGGTCGGTCTCCTGAGAAATACCAGGGGCCCTCACTTTATTCAgtgccttctccctcctctggtGTGTTCCTCGGATAGTGGGCAGCTGAACTGATCCTTCTTTGTGGCAGTTGAGCTTGGAGCGGCTTTTTGGGGTGAAGCCAGTGTTCCTGCGTTTAAAGTGAGTACTGAGACAAGAATGCTGCTAACCATTCCAAGTGTCCTCTAGTGTATCAACAAACAGATGAATAGGCTTTCGGAGCCGCTGGGCTTACTCTCTCACCAGCAGAATTACAGTATCAGAACCCTTATGTTGGCAGTTACGTATCATGAAAAATCTCAGGTATTTTTTGTGATATTGTGGGCCCTATTCTAGTGGGGTTAAAGGAAGGTAACATTTTTTTTGACTGCTAATTGTAGAAAACCTTAAGCTTCCTTTTTATTGCTGCACAGAAAAGTCTGTCTGGTCTCTTGACCTGTAGCTTACTTGTTCTTTGCTAAGTGCAGACTTGCTAATTATTCttagttgttttgtttgctaGTCAACACCTGCAATAACAGTGGTTTCACATTTGTTGCACTGTACCCCCTTCAACACACCAGACTTGTAGCGCTCAGATAATCTCTGctagaatatttaaatatttaaatgatatTGCTATcataatttcattatttgaCATAAAACCATATTCGAGTATTTGCACAAGAGTAATACATACACTGTAATGCGCATTTGACGAGCCAAGGTAAATTGTAAATTGGGTGTTACTCTGGGAATGTATCCATTGTAATCAGAAGAAAAGGGCATGGGGATTTACTCCTGGGTAAACAGACTGTCTCTGCTGTAcgctttctctctggctgggaAGAGACATTCATAACTGCCAAATAAATTCAGTAATCAATGGTAGAGTTTAAATTGGGTTGCTGTAGGAGATATTCCAGAGCTACTGCAGGGAAAATACAATAAATCTTCCAGACCTTATCTACTAGAGAAATTTACCACAGGAAGAAATATTTGGTGTCCTAAGCATGACTGTGGGGCGCAGAAGCACTCTGATGTGCCCAGTATTGATTGGCTTAATCTTGTCTTCAGCATGGTTAAATATTACTATCTTAAACTGAGTATTTACAGCTTATTTAAGTTGTAGAACCAGTATAGTTGAATGGATGAAAAGATCATGTTGCTCCTTGTGTGCCTTGCTGGCTTCATATGGTATTGCCACTCTTAAGAAATCTGAGGCAGTATCTGTGCAGTTGGTATTTAGAAGCATTAATCCTAAAAACGTTTTAGAATACTAGTAATATTGTTAATTGTTGTGATTATGCCCCAGTACATATGCTGCAGGGATTCGATATGATAGATACAAGCATAACCAGTTTACTTAGAAATAGTTGTTCGTAATTCTGATGGTGGCCGTACATGACTTCTAGCAGCTGGACATCAGTTTGTCCATTGGAACAGGGCTTAGCCTGCAGTAACAGGCAGGTGAGAGTCACCCTTCTGCCATCCTGAAGATAGGGTTTTGATTCTTGTTTAAACAAGTAAACCTCTGTAAACAGAGCACAGCTCAAGTTGTTTTTGTCTAACGAAAAGAGCAAGCTATATAAAACAGTTGCTGACCTTGACGGACCACGTTTGTTTTCCAGAATATTTGGAGATGTGTGACAGCGTGCACGTCTGTAACAGGAGTCGTGTTGTTTTTCCCAAAGTTGTTACCTCGGAGTTGGCATTACCAGCAACTTGCACCTGCTCTTCTAACTAGGACAGCAGTGGCTTTTCTGCAGTCTAGTATCTTGTACTTTGTAATAGATTCATTCCGTACCTCTGTTTTCCCAACTATGGCACCATTGTCTTTGCTGAATGCAtaacctctttctttctgtcacaTTAATTGTGACAAGAAATGACAAAACTGATCAGTGTTTTATTATTGCTGCAGTTAAAcgaaaaaaaaatcttcaggagCCTGTATCTACTAAATCAAGAGAGTGATAACCATATTTTTCCTTGACTCACAAGCGACAGGTTAATCTAAACAACTAGATGGCTAGAATTTACATGAGATTCAGTTAGAAAGGTTTTGAAACTGTGGTGGGTGAGTGTATATTGTATATTTGGTTGCTTAAATGCTCTTGTTTAGTTCTGTAACATACTTCTTCCCTAATTATACCTATCTGAATAATACATGGttttaattgtcatttttaACTATGTGTAAAGGTTACCGTGCAAAACCTCAAGCGAAAGCTTAATAAAACTAAtctaaaaaagtaatttactgACATCAatactgtttattaaaaatagacaaaGTAGTTCAGActaattttaagaaatagaGGTAGCTTTTGAAAGATTCTCACTTGTGGAATGCTGCAGTATTATTATATATTGATACATATTTGTCTCTCTTATTTTTGGTAGAAAATGATGCACCCTGTTGCCAGCAGTAATACAGCTTTCTGTGGGACCGGCAAGAGTTCTTGCCTTAACGAAGACAATGTGAGATCTGCCGATCAGTTTGACTTGTATGCCACACAGCAAAGTAAATACAGCCACGCAGTCAGCCACAAACCAATTGCATGCCAGAGACAAGATGCGTTGAATGAATCGCACTTGCAGACCACAAGTGGCAGGAATATAGAGACAAAAGAtgaactaaagaaaaagaaaaacctcaacCGATCTGGTAAACGTGGAAGGCCATCAGGGACCACAAAATCAGCAGGGTACCGAACCAGCACAGGTCGACCCCTGGGGACCACCAAAGCAGCTGGATTTAAGACAAGTCCAGGCAGACCCTTGGGTACAACTAAAGCAGCAGGATACAAAGTCAGCCCAGGCAGACCTCCAGGTAGCATTAAAGCTCTATCACGGCTTGCAAATCTAAGTTATACTTGTGGCAGTGCAGCTTTTCCCTACCCTATGGTGCATAACAGAGGAGTACATGCTGCTGGTGAAACTAGTAGCAAAATCAAACAGCCTAATGAATGAAAGGAGGGAATTAGTAACTCCTTACTAATCTGCTTTACTCTGAATTTTGGCATGTTTCTTGCATTTTGTTGTAGTGTTTGCCCAAGTCTGAGAttctagattttatttttattcaaataatgCCATAGGCTACGGGTGCAATTCAGTAACTTTTCAATGTTGAGAAGGCACTggtttaaaaagtttttttgttggttttaagtCATAATTTATAAGAAAGTCTGAAGTGATGCATTATGCCTTGGTGTCGATACTTAAGTAATGTCCATGTTCCTAGTTTTACATTCAATTTCTGGTAAATCTAGTTGTGTCGTTATGCattaaataattgaaataagAAGGACAGAATTAGCTGGCTGTTGGTTCATGATGTGGCCTATCCCACAATAAGGAACTTGGCCAGATGAGTTCTTACTTGATAAGAAAAAATTGATTAAGAAAGCAGCAAGCTACATTTTCCACTTCTGCAGGAGCTTCTACAGACCTCAAATAGATacttaaaaacttaaaaaacaaacaataaaacccaacctttttttaaagtgctgatttcaggtggcttttgtttctGGAGTTGTAGCATTAAGTCAATTTCAACTGAtgctccaaaaatattttttaaaatattaaggaaaacTGAGCATTTGTACAGCACGTTACAGCTTCACAGCGCCTTATTAATACGAGCTAATTTGCCTTTAGGTGATAGCTGTTCTTTTAGTTATGCTGTTACAGGATTCTGCTGTGTAATTTTGAAATGCCTAATAGTATGTATACCAAACCACAAATAAttctttgaaatttgaaatattttataggaAATTAAGAACTGTTCATTCTAGTTACGCACTTGGTTAATATTGAACAGTATGTTCTTAAATCTGTAAATAGCTATTTACActgttttttgcctttaaaatctGTGCTTAGGTGGCGACAGTTTAATAGCTTTTAAAGTATTAATCTATAATGTTTacaaattaaactttttaaatataCACTGTTGCCAAGTTTTCAGACTTAGTTTTGCCAGATATTCCTGGAAATACAGTTATTTCGTTGTTTGACACTTATACTATATTTAAGTTATGGAAGCTTATATATCTACCAAAGGACGCCATTTTCATGATTTATAAAAGCAAACTGTATAGCTGATGCAAACAGGATGCAGTTTACTGCACTGCTAGACCCCAGATATGAAGTAATTCATCTATGCatgcaagctgaaaaaaatgttgttggTTAACTATAAATACCTTTCTTGACTCAAACTAAAACCTCCCCTCCTTCCAAAAGAAATGTTCCATTTTTCAGCTGGGTgcgtttaatttttttttttacatgtgagagagtgtgtgagtgtgtgtgtaaaatactttaatcaagacttcaaaaaaatcagtcctCAATGTTGCATATTGTTTgttctaaatttatttcactggaattaatgcttttttttttctccccatctgGGAGAAAGTTTATGTTTAAGTTGTTTCACATATAATATGACATTATGATAAATTTGTAGCTTCAAATATCTGGGGAGGGGGAACATATAGAGTTTGCAGATTTTGGGGAGCATAAAAATTTGGGTTAATTGAGCCTGTGCTGAATGAGTAATGATGCTGATAATTTTTGTTAAGATAAATGCTATTCTGGCCTGCTGTCATTTTGATGAGAACTCTTGATTTCAGTGATGACAACTTAAGAAACAGATGTCATGTTTCATACCTtttttatcaggaaaaaagcagcaagcctTCAGGTGTTCCAGTGATGCCTAACACATATTGAGCTGGACTTTATGCTGTACTTTACAATAGGTGTGTTGAATTGTTTTGGGGGAACTGTGTATGCACTGGCAACTAAGACAATGAACCTCAACTATACTGGATGGCTCCTTAGTCGATAGATGAACTAATGGCAGCTAAACTGCTActaaaaaatagtttcttcgTGCTGAAGCTATGAAATCCAGTTATACGTTCTGTTCCTCAACAAACTCGCAAGTCTGAAATTTAGCAGTCTTTCTCAGAATGATGTAACTTCTGACACATGCAAAATGCTAACATGAGTTAATTCACCCTCAGGATCTGTATTGTATTGGGAATTTTTAATCAGATGATTTTTCAACAAAAGACTGCTTTAAGTTCTTTCCTGAACTCAGCTGGGAAAGCAGTCCTCTTCAGCTGAATGTAATAACTGCAGGAGAGTCACACCTCGCTGGCAAGGAACGTGTTGCAT from Buteo buteo chromosome 24, bButBut1.hap1.1, whole genome shotgun sequence encodes the following:
- the C24H5orf24 gene encoding UPF0461 protein C5orf24 homolog isoform X2; translation: MMHPVASSNTAFCGTGKSSCLNEDNVRSADQFDLYATQQSKYSHAVSHKPIACQRQDALNESHLQTTSGRNIETKDELKKKKNLNRSGKRGRPSGTTKSAGYRTSTGRPLGTTKAAGFKTSPGRPLGTTKAAGYKVSPGRPPGSIKALSRLANLSYTCGSAAFPYPMVHNRGVHAAGETSSKIKQPNE
- the C24H5orf24 gene encoding UPF0461 protein C5orf24 homolog isoform X3, which translates into the protein MHIRKEKMMHPVASSNTAFCGTGKSSCLNEDNVRSADQFDLYATQQSKYSHAVSHKPIACQRQDALNESHLQTTSGRNIETKDELKKKKNLNRSGKRGRPSGTTKSAGYRTSTGRPLGTTKAAGFKTSPGRPLGTTKAAGYKVSPGRPPGKKQQAFRCSSDA
- the C24H5orf24 gene encoding UPF0461 protein C5orf24 homolog isoform X1 → MHIRKEKMMHPVASSNTAFCGTGKSSCLNEDNVRSADQFDLYATQQSKYSHAVSHKPIACQRQDALNESHLQTTSGRNIETKDELKKKKNLNRSGKRGRPSGTTKSAGYRTSTGRPLGTTKAAGFKTSPGRPLGTTKAAGYKVSPGRPPGSIKALSRLANLSYTCGSAAFPYPMVHNRGVHAAGETSSKIKQPNE